In Nocardioides bizhenqiangii, the DNA window GGTCACCGACCAGCAGTGCCGCGGTGGCCGACCGACGCCGTCGGTCCCGCCCGGCGACGACGCCGAGCAGGTCAGCGGCGGTGCGCTTACGATCCCGGTCCCGCCCGGCTACACCGCGGACACGACGTACTCGACCGCGTTCACCTGGGCCGACGACTTCACGCCGCTCCAGAAGGTGATCGAGGAGGGTGAGAACCAGGGCTGGGTGGCGGTCTACGGCGTCGGCGCGCTGCGCAAGGCCAACGGGTTCGACGACCCGGCGCAGGCCGCCGAGGTCGTGATGACCTGCATGGCGCAGTCGACAGACCTCTACAGCCACTTCACCGGACGCGAGGACCTGAGCTCAGGAACGATCACGATCGACGGCAACGACGCCTACCAGATCACCTCCGAGCTGAGGGTCGACGACCCCGAGCTGGCGGTCGAGGGCGACGTCGCGCAGGTGATCGTCGTCGACATGGGCGACCCGGACAGGTTCGGCCTCTACATCACCGTCGTGCCCATCGGCGACCAGAAGCTGATCCGTCAGCAGGAGGCGATGGTCGGCCGGATCACGGTCGACTGACCGACCACCCGACCGACAACCCAATTGGGTCCATTCCTGCCCCTCGGGGGGTCGGGGGCTAGACAGCACGCGCTACCGTCTTGGCCCGGAACGTCCGGAAATACCCTCGAGCGCATTGAGAAGTAGGTCTGAGTGGCACACAAGTTGGTGATCGTCGAGTCACCGGCCAAGGCCCGCACGATCGGCGGGTACCTCGGCGACGGCTATGTCGTCGAGTCCTCGATCGGTCACATCCGCGACCTCCCGAACAACGCCGCGGACACTCCGGCGAAGATCAAGGACAAGCCGTGGGGGCGGCTCGCCATCGACGTCGACAACGACTTCACGCCCTACTACGTCGTGCCCCGCGACAAGAAGTCCCACATCTCCAAGCTCAAGGGTTTGCTCAAGGACGCGGACGAGCTCTTCCTCGCCACCGACGAGGACCGCGAGGGGGAGGCGATCGCCTGGCACCTCCTCGACGAGCTGAAGCCGAAGGACATCCCCGTGCGGCGGATGGTCTTCCACGAGATCACCAAAGCCGCCATCCAGGAGGCCGCCGCCAACCCGCGGGACCTCGACATGGACCTGGTCGAGGCGCAGGAGACCCGTCGGATCCTCGACCGCCTCTACGGTTACGAGGTCTCCCCGGTGCTGTGGCGCAAGGTCATGTCCGGCCTGTCCGCGGGCCGCGTGCAGTCGGTGGCAACCCGCCTGGTCGTGGACCGGGAGAAGGAGCGGATGGCGTTCCGGGTCGCGTCTTACTGGGACCTCGAGGGCACCTTCGACGCCGGGTCGAAGCACGAGCAGCGGATGTTCCCGGCCAAGCTCCACTCGCTCGACGGCACCCGCGTCGCCTCCGGCAGCAATTTCGGACCCGACGGGCTGCTGAAGGGACGCGCCGACGTCGTCCACCTGGACCGGAATCGCGCCGAGTCGCTGGTCGCGGCGCTCGCCGACGCGTCGTTCGAGGTGCGCTCGGTCGAGTCCAAGCCCTACAAGCGGTCGCCGTACCCGCCGTTCCGGACGACCACCCTCCAGCAGGAGGCCAGCCGCAAGCTCGGCATGGGGGCCAGCATGACCATGTCGGTCGCGCAGCGCCTCTACGAGAACGGCTTCATCACCTACATGCGGACCGACTCGACCACGCTCTCCGGCAGCGCCGTCGGCGCGGCCCGGTCGCAGGTGCGCGAGCTGTACGGCGCGGAGTACCTCCCCGACGCGCCGCGCACCTACACCAGCAAGGTCAAGAACGCCCAGGAGGCGCACGAGGCGATCCGGCCCGCCGGCGACTCGTTCCGCACGCCGGCGCAGACCGGCCTCACCGGCGACCAGTTCCGGCTGTACGAGCTGATCTGGATGCGCACCGTCGCCTCCCAGATGAAGGACGCGGTCGGCCAGTCCGTGTCGGTGCGGATCGGCGGCGGCGCCGCGACGGGCGAGGACGTCGTCTTCTCGGCGTCCGGCAGGGTGATCACCTTCCACGGCTTCCTCAAGGCGTACGTCGAGGGCACCGACGAGGGTGCCGCCAAGGACGACCAGGAGACCCGGCTGCCCGCGCTCGTCGAGGGCGACCCGGTCTCCGCGGCGTCCCTCAGTGCCAGCGGTCACGAGACCAAGCCGCCGTCCCGCTACACCGAGGCCACCCTGATCAAGGAGCTCG includes these proteins:
- the topA gene encoding type I DNA topoisomerase — its product is MAHKLVIVESPAKARTIGGYLGDGYVVESSIGHIRDLPNNAADTPAKIKDKPWGRLAIDVDNDFTPYYVVPRDKKSHISKLKGLLKDADELFLATDEDREGEAIAWHLLDELKPKDIPVRRMVFHEITKAAIQEAAANPRDLDMDLVEAQETRRILDRLYGYEVSPVLWRKVMSGLSAGRVQSVATRLVVDREKERMAFRVASYWDLEGTFDAGSKHEQRMFPAKLHSLDGTRVASGSNFGPDGLLKGRADVVHLDRNRAESLVAALADASFEVRSVESKPYKRSPYPPFRTTTLQQEASRKLGMGASMTMSVAQRLYENGFITYMRTDSTTLSGSAVGAARSQVRELYGAEYLPDAPRTYTSKVKNAQEAHEAIRPAGDSFRTPAQTGLTGDQFRLYELIWMRTVASQMKDAVGQSVSVRIGGGAATGEDVVFSASGRVITFHGFLKAYVEGTDEGAAKDDQETRLPALVEGDPVSAASLSASGHETKPPSRYTEATLIKELEDRQIGRPSTYASIIGTILNRGYVYKKGTALVPAWIAFSVVRLLEEHFTRLIDYDFTALMETVLDDIAGGEKDRVTELQEFYYGSERLAGLKPLVDGLGDIDAKALATFPIGDPDEGIALRVGKYGPYLETTAGPDDDGSFVSQRANVPEDLPPDELTLAKAKELLANPAGEEIELGSHPETGLRVVAKNGRYGPFVTEELPEDAPKSAKPRTGSLFKSMSLDTITLADAVMLLSLPRVVGEDPATGEEITAQNGRYGPYLKKGTDSRSLQTEDQLFTVTLEEALAIYAQPKQRGRAAAAPPLKELGNDPVSGQPIVVKAGRFGEYVTDGEYNATLRKDDSVEAITLARAAELLAERREKGPAKKAAKRGAKKTAKKTTKKATAKKTTKKSAAKKK